From the genome of Streptomyces ficellus:
TGCCCTCCTCGGTGACCACTTCGACGGAACGCTGGGCCGCGCGCGCCTCTCGGCTGACGAGTGCGGCGAGACGGGCGGCGTGGGGCGTGCGGACCGCGACGCGCGGGCGCAGCCTGGTGCGGCCGAAGGCGGTCGCGTCCTGGTCGGCGACCAGCCGCCCTTGGCTGATGGTGACGACGTGGTCCGCCGTGCGAGCGGCTTCCTTGGGGTCGTCGGTGGTGTACAGGACGGTGCCGCCGTGGGCCGCGTGGGCGCGCAGCAGGCCGAACAGCCAGCCGTTCTCGCGGGGCGACAGTCCGGCGGCCGGCGCGTCGAGCAGGAGGGTGTGCGGGTCGCCCAACAGGGCCGCGGCGAGGCCCAGTCGGCGTTCCATGCCGAGGGAGAGGGTGCCGAGCCGCTGGTCGCGCAGTTCGGCGAGGCCGACGATGTCGAGCATGGCGTCGGCGCGCGAGGCGGGCACGCCGGCAGCTGCGCAGAGCATGCGGAGCTGGCCGCGGCAGGTCCGGGCGGGGTGGCCGGGTACGTCGCCGATGAGCACCCCGACCTCACGGGCGGGGTGGGCGATGCGGTGGAGCGGGCGGCCCCGGAAGTACGTGACGCCGCGGCCCGGTTCGAGTTCGAGCATCAGGCGGAGGGTGGTCGTCTTGCCCGCGCCGGTGTCACCGAGCAGTGCGGTGACACTGCCCGGCCGGGCCTCGAAGGTCAGGTCGTCCACGGCGGGCGGACGGTCACGGCGGGGGGTGCTGGTCAGTCCGATTGCCTGGAGCATCGCTTCTCCCGCGGTAGAGGAAACCGCTTGGCGGCAGGGCGGGTACCGCAGCAAGATAACGCGACATTTCGGACTTTTGGCGCAGGGTTGGGGGGACGGACGGGGGTGTCAGACCTCGGGGCGCAGCATCGGCGGGTTGAGCAGGGTCGCGCCTCCGGCCCTGAAGAGCTGTGCGGGCCTGCCCCCCTGACGGGTCGTCGTACCGCCGGAGGGCACCAGGAAGCCCGGCGTACCGGTCACTTTGCGGTGGAAGTTGCGGGGGTCCAGGGCCACGCCCCACACCGCCTCGTAGACCCTGCGCAGCTCGCCGACCGTGAACTCGGGCGGGCAGAAGGCCGTGGCCAGGGACGAATACTCGATCTTGGACCGGGCGCGTTCCACTCCGTCGGCGAGGATCAGCGCGTGGTCGAAGGCGAGCGGAGCGGGCTGCTCTCCCTCGCGGCCGAACCCGCCCTCCTTGCTCAGCAGCTCGTCCACGGGCGCCCAGCGGGCACTGTTGGCGTCGCCGCCCGCTCGCGGCGCGGGCAGGTCGGGCGCGAGCACCAGGTGGGCGACGCTGACCACCCGCATCCGGGGATCCCGCCCGGGGTCGCCGTAGGTGGCGAGCTGTTCGAGGTGGGCGCCGTTGCCGGCTTCGGGGAGCGGGCTGCCCGGATCGTGGGCGCAGAGACCCGTCTCCTCCACCAGCTCGCGCGCCGCGGCGGCGCCGAGGTCCTCGTCGGGCCGTACGAACCCGCCCGGCAGTGCCCAGCGCCCCTGGAACGGCTGCTCCCCACGGCGTACGACCAGTGCGCACAGCGCGTGGCGGCGGACCGTGAGCACCACCAGGTCGACGGTCACGGCGAAGGGCGGGAAGGCCGACGGGTCGTAGGGCGACATGCGGCGATCATAGTCGTCTGCCTGACGATAAACACCTCCCCCGCTGTCCCCGGCCACCACTTCTTCCCGCCGCGCACCGGGCCCCGGCCTCCCTTCCGACGGTGATGGCTCCCACCCGAACGGCGTACACCGGTCACACGCCCAGCTGGAGACCGGCCGCGGCCTCCTCGACCATGCCGAGCCCCGTCCGGCTGACCCGCACGGCGAACGGTTCGCCCGCCACGCACAGCCCGGACAGCCGGATCTCGCCCAGCGGAGCACCCCGCATCGGGTGCAGGGCGACCGTGCGGGCCGGTACGTCGGGCCGGATGCCGGTCGCCGCGGTGAGCACGTGCACCCCCGCGGCCGAGGCGATCGCGGCGGGGCGGCAGGCGGCCGGGTGCGGGAGGGGCGCGCTGTCCGTGGTGCGCTGGTCACCGGCGTACATCTCGGGCAGCCGGTAGGCGAACGCCTCGGCCGCGTCCAGCAGGCCCCGCAGCAGGGAGGTCGCCTCCTTGTCGTACCCGGCGGCGGCCAGGCCGGCGACGGCGACGGCCGTCTCGTGGACCCGCACCGCCCCCGAGCGGTGCCCGAAGGGGTTGTGGGCCGGCTCCTTGGCGCCGAGGCTGCGCAGCCCCCACCCCGTGTCCATGGCCGGGCTGCCGAACAGCCGGGCCAGCTGCTCGGTCTGCACCTTGTCGAGCAGGCCGTCGGCGAACCTGCCGCCGCCCAGGAGGCCGGTGTCGAGGAGGTGGGCCGCGCCGCCTCCCAGGTGCGGCAGCGGCCGGCCGGCGGGGGTGCGCGCTGCGGCGGGGCGGCCGCCGGTGGGGTCGTCGAGCCAGAAGTCCTCCCGGAAACGGCGGCGGAGGGCGTGCGCCCAGTCGCGCCAGTCGTCCGCGCCGGGCCTGCCGCAGGCGTCCAGGAGGTCCGCGCCGAGCAGGGCGGCCCGGTGCGCGTGCGCCTGGGTCTCGGCGCGCTGGAGGCCCGCCGGGCCCGGTTCGCGCAGCAGGCCGTCCTCCCCTGCGGTGGTCCACAGCCAGCGCAGGCACCGCTCGGCGGCCGGGAGCAGCTCCGCGAGGTCCTGCTCCGGCAGACCCCAGCGCCACGCCTCGGCCAGCACGGCGGGGAAGGCCAGGGTCGCCTCCGTTCCCGTGCAGCTGGGCGGCAGGTGCGGTCCGGTGTCGCGCATCGGCCCGGGGATCCGTCCCGCGCCGGGGATCTGGGTGCGGGCCAGGGAGCGCAGCGTGGAGGCGGCGAGCCGGGTGCCCAGGGGGAGCGCCATACGGGCGGCCCACAGGGCTTCCGCGGGGGCGGGGCCGCAGCGCCAGGGAACGCCCGCCGCCGGGTGGAAGTCGGCCGGGTGCGCCGGGTCGCGCACCAGGAGCGCCCGCAGGTCGTCGAGGCCGGTCCGCAGGAGCCGTCCGGCACGTGGGTCGTCGCCTTCCGCGTGGGCGGCGGGAAGGTGGTGGGCACCCGTCCGGCCCACCGGCCGCGGGGCGCGTGGGAGGTGGACACGGACGTCGAGGGTGATGGTGCGGGGGGCGCCGGGGCGCAGCTCCAGCTCCCACCGCAGCAGCCCGGCGGAGGCGAGGGTGTCCTTCGGCGGCGGGTCGGCGGTGACGGTGGCGTGTCCGCCGTCGGGCGCCGACCAGCGCAGGCCGGAGTCGTGGACCGTGGCGCGCAGGTCGGGGCGGGGCCGGCCGGCGGCGACGGCGCCCAGGTCCGCGAGGTCGGTGCCGAGGGCGATCTCGACGGGGAGCCGGAGGGGGCGGCCCACCGAACTGCGGAACGTGATCCGTTCGGTGCCGTCGGCGTCCCTGACCCTTTCCACGCCGACGCCGGGATCGGGGCCCGGGTCGGCGGCCGTGCGCACCACCGCGACGAACCGGGCGCGCCCGGCGGACAGGAGGCGCCCCTGGACGGTGACGGGGTCCCGTCCGGCCACGCGCAGGTGGCAGCGGGAGAGGACCCGTCGGCCCGAGTGGTAGACGCCTTCGAGGCCGCCCTGGCCGGTGAGCTGGCCGTGCCGTGCCGAGACGGCGAAGGAGGGCAGGGCCACGCAGATGAGGGCCTCGTGCAGCGGGGGGAGTTCCGCGGCGCGACCCGGGCCCGGCGGCGCCTTGCCGGTGGCCGGCGGCTGGGGGAACGGCGGAACGGTGGAAGAGGACGGGGACGGGGACGGGACGGTGAAGTCCATGGGTGGTGTGCTGGGCCTTCTGTGCGCTCCGGACAGCCGCTGGAGATACGACGGCACGGGTCGGGGGACTCCGACACCCTGCGCAACGGCGCCACCCGGGCCGTGGTCACGGCTGTCACCGTCCGCTCCTGCTGCCGCGCCCTCCGCCGCGGCGGGCCGCCCGGCTCCGGGCACGGGCCGAGACCTCGGCGGGGCCGGCCGCACGGGAGGCCGAGCCGCGGTTGTCGCCCATCGCGCCGGGGTGGGCCCGTACCGGCCCCCGCTTCGTACGACGGCCCGCCGCGCGCAGTGCGGAGGAGCCCGAAGCCCCCGCACCGGCGGCCCTGGTGCGGGCGACCCGTGCACCGGCTCCCCTCGTGCGTGTCCGCGTGCCCGGTCCGGCCGCCGCACCGGATGCCGCCCGTGCCTCCGCGGCGGTTCGCGCGTCGCGCTCCTCGCGCAGGCAGCGGCGCAGCGACTCCGGGTCGAGGCCCTCGTTGCAGGCCTGGTGCAGGAGCCTGGCGAAGACGTACTCCGGATCGACCTCCAGCGCGATCCCCAGCGCCACGCGGGCGGCCGGCTCGTCACCGGTGGACCAGGCGACCCAGCCCGCCAGCGTCAGCGGCGCCGCCGAGTGCTCGGCGTAGGCTCCCACGCAACGGCGTGCGAGCGCCCGCCAGAGCCGCAGGGCCGGTGCGGCCTCCTCGCCCTCCATCCACTCCGCCGCCCGGTCCCTGGTCTGCCGGTCCTGGAGCCCGAGGATGACCGCGGCCGCCTCGTCGTCGCCGATCAGCGCGTCGTCCTGGGCGTCGGCCAGCACCGGGTCCGCGATCCGCGGGCTCTCCGTGAGGCGCCGCAGCAGCTCCTCCGCCCTCCGGATCGTCTCCGCGCACACCACATCACGCCCTTCCAGGCCCAGGATCCTGGGCACCAGGGCGGCATTGGCGGCGTCGAGCGCCCGCACCTGTCCGGCCGACCCCGCCGTCTCGTGCGGCCAGGGCCTCAGCGGCCGCTCCATCTCGCGGAGCGAACCGCGCACCTGGATCCCGGCGTACGCCGCGGCGGCCGCCATCACCGACGTACCGGGCATGGCGAGGGGGTTGCCCTCGGGCGGGCAGCAGCGGGTGTCGGGGCAGCAGTAGGACCAGAACCGGCCGTCGGAGATGCAGAGCGCTTCGTACACCGGCACGTCGAGGGTGCCGCAGGCGGTGCGGAGCCGCTGGGCCAGCGGCCGCAGCCGCTCCATGACCTGACGGCCGGTCTCCCCCTCGGCGGGGTCCTGGCACACGAAGACGACGATGCCGTCCGGGCGCGAGCCGCGTCGCTCGCATCCTTCGACGAGGCATTCGGCGAGCTGCTCGGCGACGGGCGACCACTCCCGCACCGAACGGGGGATGCCGAGCCTGACCCGGCCGCCGAAGCGGCCCCGGTCACCGTGGAGCGCGACCATCACGATCGAGTCGGTCGGGTGATAGCCCATCATGTACGGCAGGGCGTCAGCCAGTTCGGCGGGGCCGCGCAGGGTGATCTGCTGCTGGTCGTCGGTGGGTCCGGTGGTGTCGCGGTGCTTGTTCATGGCCACGACGGTCCCGCGAACGACTCCGCCCGTCGACCCCTGTGGATAACCCGCGGGACGGCCCGGTCCGTCGTTGTCCACAGGCCCGGCGGTGCGCTCGCCGGCAGGTCGTCCGGCTGGTATACGGGCGCGGCGCGAGGTGTCGGGCCGTCTTCCGCCGGCCGGTCCGTGCCGGTTCGCCGGTTGTCAGACCCGTGCTGTTGCATGGAGTCATGGAGCAGACGAGCAACGCAGGACCCAGCACTCTCCGCGCAGCGGCCGACACCGTGCTCGCCCGCCTGGTCGGGGACGGCAGCGGTACCGCACGGCTGCGGGAGGACCAGTGGCGTGCGATCGAGGCGCTGGTGGCGGAGAAGCGGCGGGCGCTCGTCGTGCAGCGCACCGGCTGGGGCAAGTCCGCGGTGTACTTCGTGGCGACGTCGCTGCTGCGGGAGCGGGGCAGCGGCCCGACGGTGATCGTGTCGCCGCTGCTCGCGCTGATGCGCAACCAGGTGGAGGCGGCGGCCCGGGCCGGCATCCGCGCACGGACGATCAATTCCTCCAACACCGAGGAGTGGGAGTCGATCCAGCAGGAGGTGACCGAGGGCACGGTGGACGTGCTGCTCGTCAGCCCCGAACGGCTCAACAACCCGGACTTCCGCGACCA
Proteins encoded in this window:
- a CDS encoding NUDIX hydrolase, with amino-acid sequence MSPYDPSAFPPFAVTVDLVVLTVRRHALCALVVRRGEQPFQGRWALPGGFVRPDEDLGAAAARELVEETGLCAHDPGSPLPEAGNGAHLEQLATYGDPGRDPRMRVVSVAHLVLAPDLPAPRAGGDANSARWAPVDELLSKEGGFGREGEQPAPLAFDHALILADGVERARSKIEYSSLATAFCPPEFTVGELRRVYEAVWGVALDPRNFHRKVTGTPGFLVPSGGTTTRQGGRPAQLFRAGGATLLNPPMLRPEV
- a CDS encoding glycogen debranching N-terminal domain-containing protein, with translation MDFTVPSPSPSSSTVPPFPQPPATGKAPPGPGRAAELPPLHEALICVALPSFAVSARHGQLTGQGGLEGVYHSGRRVLSRCHLRVAGRDPVTVQGRLLSAGRARFVAVVRTAADPGPDPGVGVERVRDADGTERITFRSSVGRPLRLPVEIALGTDLADLGAVAAGRPRPDLRATVHDSGLRWSAPDGGHATVTADPPPKDTLASAGLLRWELELRPGAPRTITLDVRVHLPRAPRPVGRTGAHHLPAAHAEGDDPRAGRLLRTGLDDLRALLVRDPAHPADFHPAAGVPWRCGPAPAEALWAARMALPLGTRLAASTLRSLARTQIPGAGRIPGPMRDTGPHLPPSCTGTEATLAFPAVLAEAWRWGLPEQDLAELLPAAERCLRWLWTTAGEDGLLREPGPAGLQRAETQAHAHRAALLGADLLDACGRPGADDWRDWAHALRRRFREDFWLDDPTGGRPAAARTPAGRPLPHLGGGAAHLLDTGLLGGGRFADGLLDKVQTEQLARLFGSPAMDTGWGLRSLGAKEPAHNPFGHRSGAVRVHETAVAVAGLAAAGYDKEATSLLRGLLDAAEAFAYRLPEMYAGDQRTTDSAPLPHPAACRPAAIASAAGVHVLTAATGIRPDVPARTVALHPMRGAPLGEIRLSGLCVAGEPFAVRVSRTGLGMVEEAAAGLQLGV
- a CDS encoding DUF4192 domain-containing protein, with protein sequence MNKHRDTTGPTDDQQQITLRGPAELADALPYMMGYHPTDSIVMVALHGDRGRFGGRVRLGIPRSVREWSPVAEQLAECLVEGCERRGSRPDGIVVFVCQDPAEGETGRQVMERLRPLAQRLRTACGTLDVPVYEALCISDGRFWSYCCPDTRCCPPEGNPLAMPGTSVMAAAAAYAGIQVRGSLREMERPLRPWPHETAGSAGQVRALDAANAALVPRILGLEGRDVVCAETIRRAEELLRRLTESPRIADPVLADAQDDALIGDDEAAAVILGLQDRQTRDRAAEWMEGEEAAPALRLWRALARRCVGAYAEHSAAPLTLAGWVAWSTGDEPAARVALGIALEVDPEYVFARLLHQACNEGLDPESLRRCLREERDARTAAEARAASGAAAGPGTRTRTRGAGARVARTRAAGAGASGSSALRAAGRRTKRGPVRAHPGAMGDNRGSASRAAGPAEVSARARSRAARRGGGRGSRSGR